The Primulina eburnea isolate SZY01 chromosome 18, ASM2296580v1, whole genome shotgun sequence genome segment TCTTTGGATCATGAATGATTATTACAAGCAAAAATCCATATCCTACATAGTATCATTGTAAAAGATACTATCTTTGCAAGCACTAACCAATTAGAAAGGCCAGAATTGATTTGTTCAGTGAAGATTAATGAAATTTTGTAGCCTTGAAAATTCACGTTGTATATTTGAGCCAAGatcaatataaatatatcataaactAAATTGAAGCAGAGAACTCTAGAAATCTGACTCACCATGAAGAAGCGCAGAAAGGCTTCCCATTTGCATGTAATCATATACAAGAAGCTTCTCCTCTCTACTGTAGTAATAAGCTCTAAGAGGCACCAAATTATCGTGCTCCATGGCTCCAACCCCCTCAATTTTCTCCTTGAATTCTTTTTCTGAAGTGGTAACATCTTTCAACCTTTTCACAGCCATCGCAGTCCCCACTTCCAAAACGGCCTTGTATGATGTACCAAACGTCCCCTTCCCCAAAACCTCGGCCGAGGCCCTCAGCAACTCTTCCAAATCGAACATCCTCGACCCGTTACCGAAGAATACTAATTTCTTGGCAGCTGTCATGTCAGCTCCATTTTCTGCCCTCCCATTTCCATTAGCACTCATTGCAGCAGCGGCTGCGGAGGCCACAGAAAATCCATTGCCCATCCCCACATTCTCAGCCTCCACTGGTTTTCTGCCCGAGTCATTTTCTTGGCTTTTGATCGCCGCTAAATCTACAGACCTAGCCTTCTTTCCGCTCCTCTTCAtacacaaaaacaaaacaataaataGCAGTAAAATGAATCCAACAACAGATCCTATAACGATTCCAGCAATTGCACCACCAGACAACTTCTTCTTCCCACCATTTCCCGAGTTTCCACTCCCATTTCCGTTCTCTTCAGGAGAGGCAGCCGGAACTTTCCCGCCGTTTTCAGCACATGCATTATCAAGAGGCTTCCCACAAAGCAAAGTTCCCAAAAACGCATCTTTGGGCTTCCCCACAAGTCCTTTCGGCACCGAcccatttaaattattaaaagaaacATTAAACTGAGCAAGAAGAGGCATATCAATGTCGGGTAAAACGCCACTGAACTGGTTATCCTCCAGGTAAAGCGTACGCAGACGGGTCAAATTGTTAAACCCGGATGGAATTTGACCCGAGAAATTGTTCGAAGCCAGATTTAACCGCACAAGGGCCCGAAGGGAAAAAAGAAATTCAGGCGCAGGGCAGGAAAACTGGTTCCCCTGAAGATAAATATTCCGAAGCTGAGAAAGCTGCGAGAGGTCAGAAGGAAGTGGGCCAGAGAGATGGTTGAGGCGAAGGCTGAGAGTACGAAGAAGCGTTAAACCGGACAAAGTGTTGGGAGGAATGGAACCAAATAGAGACGAGCCTGGGAGGCGGAGGACCGTAACCCGGTTGTTCTCACACAGAACACCAGGCCAAGTGCATGGGGTGGTAAGGGTGGTGTTCCAAAGCAAAGTGCGGCCGCCGACAGCGGACCGGAAGGCCAAGAGGGCAGCCCTATCAGTCGACAGATCCGAGGAAACAGTGAAAGAGAAGAACAAGAAAAGGAGAAGCAACATTTCAGGAAACTTCAGTGAACCCAGTGCCCCCATTGTGTAATCTACTGAATTATTGTGAGCTTAATCTAGAAGAAGATAAAGGGCGGCGAATCATTTGGTTGAGTGCTCCATTATGAAGCATGTGGTTAAGCGGTCAGCGAGTGAGGGTTTTGGTTGGGAGGGATGAAGTTAATGAACGCCATGAATGAATAGAGAAAGAAAAgctgtttgtgtgtgtgtgtgtgtgagagagagaaGGTTATTCAAGACTTGAGACGGAGTGATCCTAGCTGGGAATaaggggattctatttttgaaggGAAATTTAGGCAAATAACTCTTCACaccaacaaatttaaaaaactaACACTTACTTTTAAAATGTCCATTTTacctttattttatatattttttaaacttttttttcTTTGAACCTAAACTAACGTTTCTTCTTCTTCCTTAGGCTGCTCATTTATTCTTCTTATTTTAAGTGATATGGTAAAAACAAATTGAacaaattcgtgttttatatcatatttactatattatggtaCATTTTCATTGATAAAAAATTACGAAATTAAACATAATGTGAAATAAGACAAAAATAACTGAGGCGACAGAATGGCGACTGTGCACGACCGAATGGCGATTGAGTTATATAGTAAAAAATAGTGAGTAAGTTCATGTTGTATATGCTActtaatatattatgatatatttttatgggTAAGAGATTATAAGATGAAAAATAGTGTGAAATAAGCTAAAAAGCGATTGAGGGCGACCGAATGACGATTGAGTGATATGATAAAAACAAAGTGAGCAAATTAATGTTTTATATCACATTTACTAAATTATGGTACGTTTTAATCGATAAGAAATTACAAAATTAAACATATTGTGAAATAAGGCAAAATGACTGAGGGACACCGAATGGCGACTGAGAGCGACCGAATAGCGACTGAGTTATATAGTAAAAAATATTGAACAAGTTCATGTTTTATATCCTacttaatatattataatatattttaatggatAAGAGATTATAAAATGAAAAACAATGTGAAATAAGCTAAAAAACGATTGAGGGCGACCGAATGACGATTGAGTGATATGGTAAAAACAAAGTGAGTAAGTTCGTGTTTTATAtcctatttactatattatggtaTGTTTTAATGTAtaagaaattatgaaattaaacatagtgtgAAATAAGATAAAAATGACTGAGAGCGACTGAATGACGACTGAGTTATATAGTAAAAAATAGTGAGCAAgttcatgttttatatgctacttaatatattatgatatatttttatggatgagaGATTATAAGATGAAAAATAGTGTGAAATAAGCTAAAAAGCGATTGAGGGCGATCGAATGATGATTGAGTGATATGGTAAAAACAAGTTAGCAAAATCGTGTTTTATAAcacatttattatattatagtaCGTTTTCATGGAtaagaaattatgaaattaaacatagtgtgAAATAAGGCAAAAACGACTTAGGGGCACCGAACGACGATTGAGTTATATAGTAAAAAATAGTGAGCAAGTTCATGTTTTATATCCTacttaatatattataaatattttcatggatAAGAGATTATAAAATGAAAAACAATGTGAAATAAGCTAAAAAGTGATTGAGGGCGATCGAATGACGATTGAGTAATATGGTAAAAACAAAGTGagcaaattcgtgttttatcttatttactatattatgatATGTTCTCATGTATAAGAAAT includes the following:
- the LOC140819500 gene encoding probable inactive receptor kinase At1g48480, whose protein sequence is MGALGSLKFPEMLLLLFLFFSFTVSSDLSTDRAALLAFRSAVGGRTLLWNTTLTTPCTWPGVLCENNRVTVLRLPGSSLFGSIPPNTLSGLTLLRTLSLRLNHLSGPLPSDLSQLSQLRNIYLQGNQFSCPAPEFLFSLRALVRLNLASNNFSGQIPSGFNNLTRLRTLYLEDNQFSGVLPDIDMPLLAQFNVSFNNLNGSVPKGLVGKPKDAFLGTLLCGKPLDNACAENGGKVPAASPEENGNGSGNSGNGGKKKLSGGAIAGIVIGSVVGFILLLFIVLFLCMKRSGKKARSVDLAAIKSQENDSGRKPVEAENVGMGNGFSVASAAAAAMSANGNGRAENGADMTAAKKLVFFGNGSRMFDLEELLRASAEVLGKGTFGTSYKAVLEVGTAMAVKRLKDVTTSEKEFKEKIEGVGAMEHDNLVPLRAYYYSREEKLLVYDYMQMGSLSALLHGNKGAGRTPLNWEARSSIALGAARAIEYIHFQGPNVAHGNIKSSNILLTKSIEPRVSDYGLNHLVGPSSSPTRTTGYRAPEVTDPRKVSQKADVYSFGVLLLELLTGKAPTHTLLNDDGVDLPRWVQSVVREEWTSEVFDLELLRYQDVEEELVQVLQLGIDCTSQHPDNRPSISEVARGIEDLKLSTSRDTIGQIDHVTEAD